GCAAGAAGTCCGCGGGATGAGCGGATATAGCTTCGACGCCAACATCCTGATCGATGCGCTGATGGATCACCGTCCGGCGCATACCGAGATTCGCCGCGCGACGGAGAGCGGCGCCCAGGTGTGGTTGAGCCGAATGGCATGGATCGAGGTCATGTCGAAGGGCACGGATGACATGCTGCGGGAGGCGCTGCGTTTCCTCGGCCGCTTCGGGATCGATGAGATCGACGAGGAGACGTCTCAGCGCGCCGCAGCTTTGCGCCGCGAGCGGCCGCGCCTGAAAGCGCCTGACGCGCTCATTCTGGCGTCGGCGCAGGTGCGCGGACGTGTCCTAATCACTCGAAACGTACGCGACTTCCCAGCCGTGATGCCGGGAATTCGCGTTCCCTACACCCTCTAGCAGGCGCTCTTGTCATGTGCGGAATTGTCGGAATTGTCGGAACGTCGGATGTCGCGCAGCGGCTGTTCGACGGGCTCAAGCGGCTTGAATATCGCGGTTACGATTCCGCGGGCATCTGCACCATTGAAGACGGCAGTTTGAAGCGTAGACGTGCCGAGGGAAAGCTCGACAATCTCGCGCGCGAGCTCAAATCCCATCCGCTTCACGGCGTCACGGGAATTGCCCACACGCGCTGGGCGACACACGGCGCGCCGACCGTCGGCAATGCGCACCCGCACATCGTCGGGCCGGTGGCGCTGGTGCACAATGGCATCATCGAGAATTTCAAGCCGCTCCGCGACGAACTGATCGCGGAAGGGCGCAAGTTCGAAAGCGAGACCGACACCGAAGTCGTCGGCCACCTGGTCGCGCGCGAGGTGGAAGGCGGGGCATCGCCGCAGGACGCCGTGGCGGCGGTCCTGCCGCGGCTTCACGGCGCATTCGCGATCGCCATCCTGTTCCGCGATCACCCCGACCTCATCATCTGCGCGCGGCGCGGCGCACCACTGACGGTCGGCTATGGCGACGGGGAGAATTATCTGGGATCGGACGCGCTTGCAGTCGCGCCGTGGACGCAACGCATCGCCTATCTCGACGAGGGCGACTGGGCGATCATCCGCCGCGACGGAATTGAGATTTTCGATCGCGACAACCAGCCGGTCGAGCGCGACATCGTCCAGTCCGGCGCATCCTCGGCGCCGGTCGAGAAGGGCAATTACCGCCACTATATGCAGAAGGAGATTTTCGAGCAGCCGATCGTGGTTGCCCAGACGCTCCAGACCTATGTCCGCCCGTTCGAGGGCGAGGTCGCATTGCCCGATGCGGATCTCGACCTGGCCAAGGTCGACCGCGTGACGATCGTCGCGTGCGGAACGAGCTTTTATGCCGGCCTCGTTGCCAAATATTGGATCGAGCAGTTCGCGCGCGTGCCCGTCGACATCGATGTCGCATCGGAATTCCGTTACCGCCAGCCGGTGCTCGAGCCGGGCGGGCTCGCGCTGTTCATCAGCCAATCGGGCGAGACGGCGGACACGCTCGCCGCGCTGCGTCACGCGCGTGATGAGCAGCAAAGGATCGCAGTGGTCGTCAACGTGCCGACCAGTTCAATGGCGCGCGAGGCGGATCTTCTGCTACCGACCCACGCCGGTCCCGAAATCGGCGTTGCGTCGACCAAGGCCTTCACCTGTCAGCTCGCGGTGCTGGCCGCGCTCGCCGCCAACCTTGCCCGCGCCAAGGGCCGGTTGTCGCGCGAGGAGGAAATCGACATCGTCGCGCATCTTCAGGAGGCGCCCGCGGCGCTCAACGCGGCGCTGGGGCATGACGATGACATCGCCGCGATGGCGTACCTCATCGCGCCGGCGCGCGACGTGCTCTACCTCGGCCGCGGGCCCGATTATCCGATGGCGCTGGAAGGCGCGCTCAAGCTCAAGGAGATCAGCTACATCCACGCTGAAGGCTATGCCGCGGGCGAGATGAAGCACGGGCCGATTGCGCTGATCGACGAAGCCGTGCCGGTGATCGTCATCGCGCCGTCCGGGCCGTTGTTCGAAAAGACCGTGAGCAACATGCAGGAGGTGCGCGCGCGGGGCGGGAAGATCGTCCTGATCAGCGACGCCAAGGGCATCGCCGAGGCGGGCGAAGGCTGCATGGCGACGATCGAGATGCCCGAAGTGCATCCGCTGATCGCGCCGCTGGTCTATGCCGTTCCCGTCCAGCTGCTCGCCTATCACGTCGCCGTGCTCAAGGGCACCGACGTCGATCAGCCGCGCAACCTGGCGAAGAGCGTCACGGTCGAATGAAGCATATCGGCATCCTCGCCCACAGCTTCGAGGGTGCGGGCCTGTGTTTCCGCACCGCGTGCCTGGCGGGTGTCGAGCGCCTGGGCGCGCACATGCACCCCGAGATCAGCATGACCTGCAGTCCGATGGCGCTGGCGATGCCGGCGTGGGAAAGCGGGGATCACGCGCCGTTGCGGACGATGTTCGGCAGCGAAGCGGCCAAGCTTGCGGCGGCGGGCGCCGACTTCTTCGTCTGTCCCGACAATACGGCGCATATCGCGCTGGAGCAGGACGGCGCGCCGTTCGCCATTCCCGCACTGCATATTGGCGAAGTCGTTGCCGAGGAGGCGCGGCGGCAGGGCTTCGCCAAGGTCGGGATCCTGGGCACCAAATATACGATGACCGGCCCGGTCTATCCCGCTGCCTTGGCGCGGCGCGGGATTGGCTACGCCGTGCCGTCGGGGGTGACCGAACCTTGGTCAACGACATCATCTTCGACGAATTGTGTCTTGGCCAATTCACCGACGAGGCGCGCAGCACCTATTGCGACATCATCGGCAAGTTGGCGGAGGAAGGGTGCGACTCGGTCGCGCTGGTGTGCACCGAAATCCCGCTGTTGATCACGCCCGACGTGTCGCCGCTGCCAACGCTCGATTCGACGCGGCTGCTCGCCCGCGCGGCGGTCGATGTGGCCCTGGGCGATGCGACCATGCCGATGTGGCGCGGAGGCCTGCCGAGCTAGGCCGCGGCGGCAGTTCGCGTCGCCTCAAGCTGCTGCACATGGCGGCTGAGGCGTTCGTAGAGGAAATCGATCACTGTGCGCACGCGTGGCGTGTGACGCACGCGTTCATGGGTGAAGAGCCACAGGACTCGCTCGTGATCGTGGCGCGGCGCCATGCAACGGATCAGGTCGGGATCGGCATCGGCGACGACGCAGGGCAGGACGGCGATGCCGAAGCCTGCGCGGACACCCGACAGCAGCCCGCCGGACGTCGCGTGATGCATCGCCACCTGCTGCTCCAGCCCCAACGCCTGGAGCCAGGCCTGGTAGTGGATCCACAAATTGCCGCCGCCGCCACCGATAAAGGAGTGCGATCGCAACTCCTCGATCGTCGTCGGCACGCCGTGGCGCTCGCCATAAGCGCGACTGCAATAAAGCGCCCAATCGTCGATGCACAGCCGCCGCCCGACCAGTCCGGCCGGTTGCGCCATCGCGGTGCTGCGGAGCGAAACGTCCGCTTCGCCGGCACCAAGATCGCGGACCTTCTGCGACGTGTCGAGTTCGATCACGATGTCGGGGAAGCGTTGGTGCAATTCGGTCAGCAGCGGCGTAAGCAAAGTGATGGCGTAAATTTCCTCGGTCGTGATCTTGACCGTGCCGCGCACTGCGCGCGCCTGCCCCGAGGCCGCGCCGGCAAAGTCGTCGATGGCCTGTTCGACCGCCCCCGCCTTGGCCAGCAATTCCTCGCCCGCGGGGGTCAGCGCGTAGCCCGCCTGCCGCTTCTCGAAGAGAGGGAAGCCGAGCGCCTGTTCGAGCGCGGCGATGCGCCGCGCCACGGTCGTCTGGCTGGTGCGCAGCGCCCGGCCCGCGCGCAGGGTACTGCCTTCACGCGCGACCGCGAGGAAGTAGCGGAGGTCGTCCCAATCCATCAGGCCTTGCCCTAGCTCCATTTTGCCGGTGCAGGTTCTGCAAATTTGCAGAACCATAGCACGACATCGTGGCTTACGTAAGTTGCATTTCAGGACTAATTGGACGGTCGCACTCGGAACAGGGAGACGCGACATGAAGGCCATTCACATCATCATCGCTTCGGCGCTCATTACGGCGACCGCACTCAAGGCCGTCCCGGCTTTGGCCGACCCCGTTGCCGACGATGTCGCGGTCAGCTTCGTGCGGACTGCTGACCTCGACCTCAACAGCCCGGTGGGGCAGCGCCAGCTCGACCGCCGCCTGGTCACTGCCGCGCGGGAGGTTTGCGGAAGCGTGTCGTCCGCCGACCTCGAAGGCCGCAACGCGGTGCGGTCCTGCGTCGATACGGCGCTTGCCAAGGCGCGCAGCGATGGCGCGCAAATGGCGTCGGCGCAGCGCGACATCATCGCCGTCACCGCCGCGCGCTAGACGTTACGATCTCTCCCAGAAGGGCGTCGTCAGCGGTGACGGCGCCCTTCGCTTGTGCGCGTCGCGGCGCTTGATTAGGCCAAGGCGATGGAAGTCACCGGCGGCTGTCATTGCGGTGCGGTCCGCTTCACGGCGACCCTGCCGGAGGCGCCGGTTCCTGCGTTGGACTGCAATTGTTCGGTGTGCCGGATGACGGGCTTCCTGCACATTGTCGTACCGCATGAGGACTTCGAGCTCCTGACCGGACGTGACTCGCTCGCCAGCTATCGCTTCGGCAGCGGTACTGCCGAGCATCTGTTCTGCCGTATTTGCGGAGTGAAGAGCTTCTACCAGCCGCGCAGCCACCCTGATGCCTGGAGCGTGAATGCGCATTGTCTGGACGCGCCGCCGGCCCTGGCGATCGAACCGTTCGACGGGCGCAATTGGGAAGCGGCAAAGGCCAACCTCGACGCACAGGACTAGCGCGGTTACGGCAGTCGCCGATGCACCATAATCTGCGCCTGACCGTCGACCGATCGGCACTGACCGCCAATTACCGCTGGCTCGCCGAGCGCGCGGGCGTTCCTGCTGGCGCGGCGATCAAGGCCAACGGCTATGGCCTCGGCGCGCGCGAGGCCGCGCAGACGCTGTACAAAGCCGGTTGCCGCGACTTCTTCGTCTCGACCTGGGCAGAAGCCGAGGCACTTGGCCCGTTCCCGATCGGCAGCAGCCTGGTGGTCCTTCACGGCGTCGGGCCGAAGGACATGAAAGCGGCGCTGGCGTCGACCGCGCGGCCCGTGCTCAACACCGCCGAACAGGTCGCCCGCTGGAAGGACAGCGCGCGCGACCGGCCGTGCGACGTGATGGTCGACACCGGCATGAACCGCCTCGGGCTGAGGCCGGACGAACTGGCGTCGCTCGACGGCCTGACGATCGAGACGCTGCATAGCCATCTTGCCTGCGGCGACGAGGATCATGCGATGAACCGGGCGCAGCTCGACCGCTTCCGTGGCATTGCGGCGGAGGTGCCTGCGAAGCGCTACAGCCTCGCCAATTCGGCCGGGATCTGCCTTGGCCGCGACTTCAGCTTCGACCTCGTTCGCCCCGGGCTCGCGCTCTACGGCGGCGTGCCGCGCGAGGAGGCGGAGGGAAATATCCGCAGCGTCATCCGCGTCGATGCAGAGATCGTGCAGCGGCGCACGATCCGCGCGGGTGAAAGCTGCGGCTATGGCGCGACCTTCGTTGCGCCGGCCGACACCGAGGCGGCGATCGTGAACATCGGTTATGCCGACGGCTATTTGCGCGGCTTCTCGTCGCGCGGATCGGCGTTTGCGAAGGAATTCGCGCTGCCGGTCATCGGCCGCGTGTCGATGGATCTGATCGCCGTGGATTGCGATGCGGTGCCGTCGCTCAAGGAAGGCGACTGGCTGGAGATCGACTACGACTTGCCGAGCGCGTCACGCCAGTCCGGGCTTTCGCAATACGAGCTTTTGACGGCGCTGGGCGCGCGCTTCGAGCGGCTTTGGGTCTAGCCTCGGGCGCCCGGGTCTTGGGCTGGTAACGGCACAGGTCCGCGACCGGGCAGCGCCAGCATTCTGGCAGCCGCGCCTTGCATGTGTAGCGGCCGTGCAGGATCAGCCAGTGATGCGCGTCGCGGCGGAACGGCTGGGGCACGATCTTCTCGAGCCTGGCCTCGACCGCTTCGACGGTCTTGCCGGGCGCGAGGCCGGTGCGGTTCGACACGCGAAAAACGTGCGTATCAACCGCGAACGTTTCCTCCCCAAAGGCGGTGTTGAGCACGACATTGGCGGTCTTGCGCCCGACGCCGGGCAGCGCCTGCAGTTCGTCGCGGGTCCGCGGAACCGCGCTGCCGTGGTCGCGGATCAGCGCCTGCGACAAAGCGATGACGTTCTTGGCCTTGGTGTTGAACAGGCCGATCGTCTTGATCGCCTCGCGCAGGTTCTCCTCGCCAAGTTCCACCATCTGCTCGGGCGTGTGGATGCGGGCGAAGAGCGGGCGGGTTGCGATGTTGACGCCGGCATCGGTCGCTTGCGCCGACATCACCACGGCGACGAGCAATTGGTACGGATTGTTCGATTCAAGCTCGGTCTGCGGCGACGGGTTTGCCTCGGCCAGCCGCCGGAAGAATTCGAAAATCTGGTCGCGGGTCACAGCGCCGACACGACATCCCGCATGGAATAGAGCCCGGCCGGCTTGCTCGCGAGGAAGCGTGCCGCGGCCAGCGCGCCGCGCGCGAAGATCATGCGACTTTCGGCGCGGTGCGACAGGATGATCCGCTCTTCCGGGCCGAGGAACAGTACGTCGTGATCGCCCGCAACGGTGCCCCCGCGCAGCGCGGCATAGCCGATCGCGCCGACTGCCCGCTCGAGTCCGGTCCCGTCGCGGCCGCGTTCGGCCTTGACCTGACCGCCACGCCCGCGCGCTGCCGCATCGCCGAGCAGGAGCGCGGTGCCCGATGGGGCGTCGGCCTTGTGACGATGGTGCGTCTCGGCGATCTCGATATCCCAGTCGGGTCCAAGGACTCGGGCGGCGCGCTCGACCAGATCGGCGAGCAGCGCAACGCCGAGCGAGGTGTTGGACGCGCGCAGCACCGCCACGCTCTTGGCCGCTTCCGCGAGCTGGGCGTCCGCGTCTGGGCCAAGGCCCGTGGTGCCGACGAGGATCGGGACGCCTGCAGACGTTGCCCGATCGAGGCTGTCCTGAAGTGCATTCGGCACCGAAAAATCGATCAGCACGTCGCCGCTGTCGCTGCTGAGCGCGAACCCGGTATCGTCGGCAATGGCGGCGGCGATCGCCTTCCCCATGCGGCCGTCGGGCGCGAACAGGGTGATGCGGATCGGCTGATCGGCGGTGCGCATAGGCAAGCGGCTTAGCGAAGCCGTTCCTGCAGGGCCAGCGCTGCGGCGGGCGCCCGCACCTTGGCGCCGTTGATGAAAAAGACGTAGGCGTCGCGGCCGGCGGCCTGCCACGCCCGCGCCTGCTCGGCGAAGCCGTCGAGCGCGGCATCATCGTACCCCGTGACGACTTCCTCGCGCATGCGCTGGAGGCGGGCGTAGCGGAAGCTCGCGGTGTCGACGTCGATCGTCGGATAGACGTCCGAATCCTCGAGCACGACCGCGATGTCGCGCGCGCGGCAGAGATCGAAGAATGCCTCGTCGTCGAAGCTGGCGTGGCGCGGCTCGAACGCGTGGCGCAGTTTGAGATCGCCGATCTGGTCGGGGATCAGGTCGATGAACGCGGCAATGTCGTCGCG
The sequence above is drawn from the Sphingomonas lutea genome and encodes:
- a CDS encoding PIN domain-containing protein, whose product is MSGYSFDANILIDALMDHRPAHTEIRRATESGAQVWLSRMAWIEVMSKGTDDMLREALRFLGRFGIDEIDEETSQRAAALRRERPRLKAPDALILASAQVRGRVLITRNVRDFPAVMPGIRVPYTL
- the glmS gene encoding glutamine--fructose-6-phosphate transaminase (isomerizing) → MCGIVGIVGTSDVAQRLFDGLKRLEYRGYDSAGICTIEDGSLKRRRAEGKLDNLARELKSHPLHGVTGIAHTRWATHGAPTVGNAHPHIVGPVALVHNGIIENFKPLRDELIAEGRKFESETDTEVVGHLVAREVEGGASPQDAVAAVLPRLHGAFAIAILFRDHPDLIICARRGAPLTVGYGDGENYLGSDALAVAPWTQRIAYLDEGDWAIIRRDGIEIFDRDNQPVERDIVQSGASSAPVEKGNYRHYMQKEIFEQPIVVAQTLQTYVRPFEGEVALPDADLDLAKVDRVTIVACGTSFYAGLVAKYWIEQFARVPVDIDVASEFRYRQPVLEPGGLALFISQSGETADTLAALRHARDEQQRIAVVVNVPTSSMAREADLLLPTHAGPEIGVASTKAFTCQLAVLAALAANLARAKGRLSREEEIDIVAHLQEAPAALNAALGHDDDIAAMAYLIAPARDVLYLGRGPDYPMALEGALKLKEISYIHAEGYAAGEMKHGPIALIDEAVPVIVIAPSGPLFEKTVSNMQEVRARGGKIVLISDAKGIAEAGEGCMATIEMPEVHPLIAPLVYAVPVQLLAYHVAVLKGTDVDQPRNLAKSVTVE
- a CDS encoding aspartate/glutamate racemase family protein, giving the protein MKHIGILAHSFEGAGLCFRTACLAGVERLGAHMHPEISMTCSPMALAMPAWESGDHAPLRTMFGSEAAKLAAAGADFFVCPDNTAHIALEQDGAPFAIPALHIGEVVAEEARRQGFAKVGILGTKYTMTGPVYPAALARRGIGYAVPSGVTEPWSTTSSSTNCVLANSPTRRAAPIATSSASWRRKGATRSRWCAPKSRC
- a CDS encoding LysR family transcriptional regulator produces the protein MDWDDLRYFLAVAREGSTLRAGRALRTSQTTVARRIAALEQALGFPLFEKRQAGYALTPAGEELLAKAGAVEQAIDDFAGAASGQARAVRGTVKITTEEIYAITLLTPLLTELHQRFPDIVIELDTSQKVRDLGAGEADVSLRSTAMAQPAGLVGRRLCIDDWALYCSRAYGERHGVPTTIEELRSHSFIGGGGGNLWIHYQAWLQALGLEQQVAMHHATSGGLLSGVRAGFGIAVLPCVVADADPDLIRCMAPRHDHERVLWLFTHERVRHTPRVRTVIDFLYERLSRHVQQLEATRTAAAA
- a CDS encoding UrcA family protein, with translation MKAIHIIIASALITATALKAVPALADPVADDVAVSFVRTADLDLNSPVGQRQLDRRLVTAAREVCGSVSSADLEGRNAVRSCVDTALAKARSDGAQMASAQRDIIAVTAAR
- a CDS encoding GFA family protein, which gives rise to MEVTGGCHCGAVRFTATLPEAPVPALDCNCSVCRMTGFLHIVVPHEDFELLTGRDSLASYRFGSGTAEHLFCRICGVKSFYQPRSHPDAWSVNAHCLDAPPALAIEPFDGRNWEAAKANLDAQD
- the nth gene encoding endonuclease III; its protein translation is MTRDQIFEFFRRLAEANPSPQTELESNNPYQLLVAVVMSAQATDAGVNIATRPLFARIHTPEQMVELGEENLREAIKTIGLFNTKAKNVIALSQALIRDHGSAVPRTRDELQALPGVGRKTANVVLNTAFGEETFAVDTHVFRVSNRTGLAPGKTVEAVEARLEKIVPQPFRRDAHHWLILHGRYTCKARLPECWRCPVADLCRYQPKTRAPEARPKAARSARPAPSKARIAKARTGVTRSASRSRSPASRLP
- the dapB gene encoding 4-hydroxy-tetrahydrodipicolinate reductase, yielding MRTADQPIRITLFAPDGRMGKAIAAAIADDTGFALSSDSGDVLIDFSVPNALQDSLDRATSAGVPILVGTTGLGPDADAQLAEAAKSVAVLRASNTSLGVALLADLVERAARVLGPDWDIEIAETHHRHKADAPSGTALLLGDAAARGRGGQVKAERGRDGTGLERAVGAIGYAALRGGTVAGDHDVLFLGPEERIILSHRAESRMIFARGALAAARFLASKPAGLYSMRDVVSAL
- a CDS encoding DUF72 domain-containing protein, with amino-acid sequence MSDATIRAGIGGWTFPPWRGVFYPDKHPQAKELDYAVSHLGAIEINATFYGRQSAKSWEKWGNAAPDGFQFAIKASRYCVSRSKLAEGGESIANFLGQGFEVLGPKLGPILWQFGPRKTFDRDDIAAFIDLIPDQIGDLKLRHAFEPRHASFDDEAFFDLCRARDIAVVLEDSDVYPTIDVDTASFRYARLQRMREEVVTGYDDAALDGFAEQARAWQAAGRDAYVFFINGAKVRAPAAALALQERLR